The following proteins are co-located in the Gorilla gorilla gorilla isolate KB3781 chromosome 18, NHGRI_mGorGor1-v2.1_pri, whole genome shotgun sequence genome:
- the PRRT2 gene encoding proline-rich transmembrane protein 2 isoform X2: MAASSSEISEMKEVEESPEVPGEGPGHSEAETGPPQVLAGVPDQPEAPQPGPNTNAAPVDSGPKAGLAPETTETPAGASETAQATDLSLSPGGESKANCSPEDPCQETVSKPEVSKEATADQGSRLESAAPPEPAPEPAPQPDPRPDSQPTPKPALQPELPTQEDPTPEILSESVGEKQENGAVVPLQAGDGEEGPAPKPHSPPSKKSPPANGAPPRVLQQLVEEDRMGRAHSGHPGSPRGSLSRHPSSQLAGPGVEGGEGTQKPRDYIILAILSCFCPMWPVNIVAFAYAVMSRNSLQQGDVDGAQRLGRVAKLLSIVALVGGVLIIIASCVINLGVYK, translated from the exons ATGGCAGCCAGCAGCTCTGAGATCTCTGAGATGAAGGAGGTTGAGGAGAGTCCCGAGGTTCCAGGCGAAGGGCCTGGCCATTCTGAAGCTGAAACTGGCCCTCCCCAGGTCCTAGCAGGGGTACCAGACCAGCCAGAGGCCCCGCAGCCAGGCCCAAACACCAATGCGGCCCCTGTGGACTCAGGGCCCAAGGCTGGGCTGGCTCCAGAAACCACAGAGACCCCGGCTGGGGCCTCAGAAACAGCCCAGGCCACAGACCtcagcttaagcccaggaggggAATCAAAGGCCAACTGCAGCCCCGAAGACCCATGCCAAGAAACAGTGTCCAAACCAGAAGTGAGCAAAGAGGCCACTGCAGACCAGgggtccaggctggagtctgcAGCCCCACCTGAACCAGCCCCAGAGCCTGCTCCCCAGCCAGACCCCCGGCCAGATTCCCAGCCTACCCCCAAGCCAGCCCTTCAACCAGAGCTCCCTACCCAGGAGGACCCCACCCCTGAGATTCTGTCTGAGAGTGtaggggaaaagcaagagaatgGGGCAGTGGTGCCCCTGCAGGCTGGCGATGGGGAAGAGGGCCCAGCCCCTAAGCCTCACTCACCACCCTCAAAAAAATCCCCCCCAGCCAATGGGGCCCCCCCCCGAGTGCTGCAGCAGCTGGTTGAGGAGGATCGAATGGGAAGGGCACACAGTGGGCATCCAGGATCTCCCCGAGGTAGCCTGAGCCGCCACCCCAGCTCCCAGCTGGCAGGTCCTGGGGTGGAGGGGGGTGAAGGCACCCAGAAACCTCGGGACTACATCATCCTTGCCATCCTGTCCTGCTTCTGCCCCATGTGGCCTGTCAACATCGTGGCCTTCGCTTATGCTGTCATG TCCCGGAACAGCCTGCAGCAGGGGGACGTGGACGGGGCCCAGCGTCTGGGCCGGGTAGCCAAGCTCTTAAGCATCGTGGCGCTGGTGGGGGGAGTCCTCATCATCATCGCCTCCTGCGTCATCAACTTAGGCG TGTATAAGTGA
- the PAGR1 gene encoding PAXIP1-associated glutamate-rich protein 1: MSLARGHGDTAASTAAPLSEEGEVTSGLQALAVEDTGGPSASAGKAEDEREGGREETEREGSGGEEAQGEVPSAGGEEPTEEDSEDWCVPCSDEEVELPADGQPWMPPPSEIQRLYELLAAHGTLELQAEILPRRPPTPEAQSEEERSDEEPEAKEEEEEKPHMPTEFDFDDEPVTPKDSLIDRRRTPGSSARSQKREARLDKVLSDMKRHKKLEEQILRTGRDLFSLDSEDPSPASPPLRSSGSSLFPRQRKY; this comes from the exons ATGTCCCTTGCTCGGGGCCATGGAGACACTGCGGCCAGTACGGCGGCGCCTCTGTCTGAAGAAGGGGAAGTGACCTCCGGCCTCCAGGCTCTGGCCGTGGAGGATACCGGAGGCCCCTCTGCCTCGGCCGGTAAGGCCGAGGACGAGAGGGAAGGAGGCCGAGAGGAGACCGAGCGTGAGGGGTCCGGGGGCGAGGAGGCGCAGGGAGAAGTCCCCAGCGCCGGGGGAGAAGAGCCTACCGAGGAGGACTCCGAGGACTGGTGCGTCCCCTGCAGCGACGaggaggtggagctgcctgcgGATGGGCAGCCCTGGATGCCCCCGCCCTCCGAAATCCAGCGGCTCTATGAACTGCTGGCTGCCCACGGTACTCTGGAGCTGCAAGCCGAGATCCTGCCCCGCCGGCCTCCCACGCCGGAGGCCCAGAGCGAAGAGGAGAGATCCGATGAGGAGCCGGAGgccaaagaagaggaagaggaaaa ACCACACATGCCCACGGAATTTGATTTTGATGATGAGCCAGTGACACCAAAGGACTCCCTGATTGACCGGAGACGCACCCCAG GAAGCTCAGCCCGGAGCCAGAAACGGGAGGCCCGCCTGGACAAGGTGCTGTCGGACATGAAGAGACACAAGAAGCTGGAGGAGCAGATCCTTCGTACCGGGAGGGACCTCTTCAGCCTGGACTCGGAGGACCCCAGCCCCGCCAGCCCCCCACTCCGATCCTCCGGGAGTAGTCTCTTCCCTCGGCAGCGGAAATACTGA
- the PRRT2 gene encoding proline-rich transmembrane protein 2 isoform X1: MAASSSEISEMKEVEESPEVPGEGPGHSEAETGPPQVLAGVPDQPEAPQPGPNTNAAPVDSGPKAGLAPETTETPAGASETAQATDLSLSPGGESKANCSPEDPCQETVSKPEVSKEATADQGSRLESAAPPEPAPEPAPQPDPRPDSQPTPKPALQPELPTQEDPTPEILSESVGEKQENGAVVPLQAGDGEEGPAPKPHSPPSKKSPPANGAPPRVLQQLVEEDRMGRAHSGHPGSPRGSLSRHPSSQLAGPGVEGGEGTQKPRDYIILAILSCFCPMWPVNIVAFAYAVMSRNSLQQGDVDGAQRLGRVAKLLSIVALVGGVLIIIASCVINLGGECGLGTGRGGMEGLARAALLTPAPALSCLSSLPLLCLSLSPPPPVCPSLSSPTVYK; encoded by the exons ATGGCAGCCAGCAGCTCTGAGATCTCTGAGATGAAGGAGGTTGAGGAGAGTCCCGAGGTTCCAGGCGAAGGGCCTGGCCATTCTGAAGCTGAAACTGGCCCTCCCCAGGTCCTAGCAGGGGTACCAGACCAGCCAGAGGCCCCGCAGCCAGGCCCAAACACCAATGCGGCCCCTGTGGACTCAGGGCCCAAGGCTGGGCTGGCTCCAGAAACCACAGAGACCCCGGCTGGGGCCTCAGAAACAGCCCAGGCCACAGACCtcagcttaagcccaggaggggAATCAAAGGCCAACTGCAGCCCCGAAGACCCATGCCAAGAAACAGTGTCCAAACCAGAAGTGAGCAAAGAGGCCACTGCAGACCAGgggtccaggctggagtctgcAGCCCCACCTGAACCAGCCCCAGAGCCTGCTCCCCAGCCAGACCCCCGGCCAGATTCCCAGCCTACCCCCAAGCCAGCCCTTCAACCAGAGCTCCCTACCCAGGAGGACCCCACCCCTGAGATTCTGTCTGAGAGTGtaggggaaaagcaagagaatgGGGCAGTGGTGCCCCTGCAGGCTGGCGATGGGGAAGAGGGCCCAGCCCCTAAGCCTCACTCACCACCCTCAAAAAAATCCCCCCCAGCCAATGGGGCCCCCCCCCGAGTGCTGCAGCAGCTGGTTGAGGAGGATCGAATGGGAAGGGCACACAGTGGGCATCCAGGATCTCCCCGAGGTAGCCTGAGCCGCCACCCCAGCTCCCAGCTGGCAGGTCCTGGGGTGGAGGGGGGTGAAGGCACCCAGAAACCTCGGGACTACATCATCCTTGCCATCCTGTCCTGCTTCTGCCCCATGTGGCCTGTCAACATCGTGGCCTTCGCTTATGCTGTCATG TCCCGGAACAGCCTGCAGCAGGGGGACGTGGACGGGGCCCAGCGTCTGGGCCGGGTAGCCAAGCTCTTAAGCATCGTGGCGCTGGTGGGGGGAGTCCTCATCATCATCGCCTCCTGCGTCATCAACTTAGGCGGTGAGTGTGGGCTTGGGACAGGCAGGGGAGGAATGGAAGGGTTGGCAAGGGCAGCTTTACTAACCCCTGCCCCTGCTCTCTCCTGTCTGTCCTCCTTACCTCTCCTTTGTCTCTCCTTGTCTCCCCCTCCCCCCGTctgtccttccctctcctctcccacaGTGTATAAGTGA